One Maribacter cobaltidurans genomic window carries:
- a CDS encoding DUF4287 domain-containing protein, translated as MSFQACLDTIQKKTGKTPSDFKALAEQKGFTQNGKIKDGVKATQITDWLKQEFDLGHGHAMAIYALLKGKKPD; from the coding sequence ATGTCATTTCAAGCCTGTCTGGATACTATTCAAAAGAAAACAGGGAAAACACCTTCGGACTTTAAAGCGCTTGCCGAGCAAAAGGGATTCACACAAAATGGGAAAATAAAGGACGGGGTAAAGGCAACGCAAATTACGGATTGGTTAAAGCAAGAATTTGATTTAGGACACGGACATGCCATGGCCATTTATGCCCTATTGAAAGGCAAAAAACCGGACTGA
- a CDS encoding DoxX family protein: MKKHKIIFWTATIIIALFEGVLPILTSQTEMAKEGIRHLGYPEYFGNALVVFKVLGVLALVIPQVPKRLKEWAYAGFMFNFIFAAISHFAVDGMDFQSFFPFIVLAILAASYYAFHQLNTSK; encoded by the coding sequence ATGAAAAAGCACAAAATTATTTTTTGGACCGCGACCATAATCATCGCTTTATTTGAAGGAGTATTACCGATACTTACTTCACAAACCGAAATGGCAAAGGAAGGAATCAGACACTTGGGATACCCCGAATACTTTGGAAACGCATTAGTGGTATTCAAAGTTTTGGGCGTTTTGGCCCTGGTTATTCCACAAGTCCCAAAACGTTTAAAAGAATGGGCCTATGCAGGCTTTATGTTCAATTTCATCTTTGCGGCCATCAGTCATTTTGCAGTGGATGGAATGGATTTTCAATCCTTTTTCCCGTTTATTGTTTTGGCCATTTTAGCGGCTTCCTACTATGCCTTTCATCAACTTAATACATCAAAATAA
- a CDS encoding VOC family protein translates to MALINPYLHYNGNAEEAFHFYKSVFGGEFARLTRFKDFSNPEQPFPKSEANKIMHIALPIGNNVIMGSDVPEVLGKVNENENRFKVSISTESKEEADRLFNGLSKGGNVEMPIGDSPWGSYFAMFRDKYGIEWIVDYDYQNK, encoded by the coding sequence ATGGCACTAATCAATCCGTATCTGCACTACAATGGAAATGCAGAGGAAGCATTCCATTTTTACAAATCTGTATTTGGTGGCGAATTTGCACGTCTTACCCGTTTCAAGGATTTTTCAAATCCTGAACAACCCTTTCCTAAGAGCGAGGCCAATAAAATTATGCACATCGCCCTGCCTATTGGCAACAACGTCATCATGGGCAGTGACGTTCCGGAAGTGCTTGGAAAAGTAAATGAGAACGAAAACAGGTTCAAAGTATCCATTAGCACGGAAAGCAAGGAAGAGGCGGACAGGTTGTTCAACGGTCTTTCCAAAGGTGGAAACGTTGAAATGCCCATTGGGGACAGTCCATGGGGCTCCTATTTTGCCATGTTCCGGGACAAATATGGTATCGAATGGATCGTGGATTACGATTATCAAAACAAATAA
- a CDS encoding VOC family protein gives MAQIHTYLTFNGNCREAMTFYKSCLGGKLMFQTVGESPIYNKMPKKMKQCILHSTLIRKDFVLMGSDMAPDTALIKGNTVALVLNCYTENDIRTYFDKLSLGGVVKHPLENTFWGALFCELTDKFGNHWLLNFNNQ, from the coding sequence GTGGCACAAATACATACATACCTCACCTTCAATGGAAATTGTCGGGAAGCCATGACCTTTTACAAATCGTGTTTGGGCGGAAAACTTATGTTTCAAACCGTGGGCGAATCTCCTATATACAATAAAATGCCAAAGAAAATGAAACAGTGTATTTTACATTCCACACTCATACGTAAGGATTTTGTTCTCATGGGTTCCGATATGGCACCGGATACGGCGCTAATAAAAGGGAATACGGTTGCTTTGGTATTGAATTGCTATACGGAAAACGATATCAGAACCTACTTTGATAAACTCTCCCTTGGAGGTGTAGTTAAACATCCGCTTGAAAACACGTTTTGGGGAGCTTTGTTCTGTGAACTTACCGATAAGTTCGGGAACCATTGGCTTTTAAATTTTAATAATCAGTAA
- a CDS encoding VOC family protein, whose product MTHQMYPCLWFDGQAKAAAEFYCSIFPNSKITAENPLVVKWELDGKPFMGLNGGPKFKFNEAVSFVIHCDTQEKIDYFWNSFTKDGGEESNCGWCKDKFGVSWQVVPSVLEELMGHPEKRERVIQAFLKMKKFDIETLLNA is encoded by the coding sequence ATGACCCATCAAATGTATCCATGCCTTTGGTTTGACGGACAGGCCAAAGCCGCTGCGGAATTTTACTGTTCCATTTTTCCCAATTCAAAAATTACGGCGGAAAATCCATTGGTCGTGAAATGGGAATTGGATGGTAAACCTTTTATGGGGTTAAACGGAGGCCCTAAATTCAAGTTCAATGAAGCCGTTTCTTTTGTAATCCATTGCGACACTCAGGAAAAAATAGATTATTTCTGGAACTCTTTTACAAAAGATGGAGGTGAAGAAAGCAATTGTGGTTGGTGCAAGGACAAATTTGGTGTTTCTTGGCAGGTTGTGCCCAGTGTTTTGGAGGAATTAATGGGCCATCCGGAAAAAAGGGAAAGGGTGATACAAGCATTCCTAAAGATGAAAAAGTTCGATATTGAAACCCTATTAAATGCTTAG
- a CDS encoding SRPBCC family protein, whose protein sequence is MKNLIMDTPKITVSAKINAPLEKVWDGYTNPSHIVNWNFADPSWHCPTAENDMKIGGTYKARMEAKDGSFGFDFIAIYTDIKEGKGFTYGFDGRTVEVQFNDLGNQTEVIVRFDPETENPVEMQRDGWQAILNNFKKYTETL, encoded by the coding sequence GTGAAAAATTTAATAATGGATACGCCAAAAATTACAGTAAGCGCAAAAATCAACGCACCGTTGGAAAAGGTTTGGGACGGTTATACCAATCCCAGTCATATAGTAAATTGGAATTTTGCCGACCCAAGTTGGCATTGCCCTACCGCCGAAAACGATATGAAAATAGGTGGCACCTACAAAGCTAGAATGGAAGCCAAGGATGGCAGTTTTGGTTTTGATTTTATAGCCATTTATACCGATATAAAGGAAGGTAAAGGTTTTACTTATGGATTTGACGGAAGAACTGTTGAGGTTCAATTCAATGATTTGGGAAACCAAACGGAGGTAATCGTACGATTTGACCCGGAAACCGAAAACCCTGTTGAAATGCAAAGGGATGGATGGCAAGCCATATTGAACAATTTCAAAAAGTACACGGAAACCCTTTAA
- a CDS encoding GlxA family transcriptional regulator produces MKRVSILVPESSVLQAIADPQYLFSAVNQFMVTSGKQPLFDVQLVGLKKQVKLNNRLFSIHASQLLKDVKETDLVVIPALFGDMKSAIAKNKKLVPWIQEQYDNGAEVASLCVGAFLLASTGLLDGKKCSTHWGFQEEFREMFPDVEVQDGSIITEEHRIYSSGGAHSYWNLLLHLVEKYTDRGTAILASKYFAIDIDRDSQAAFAMFQGQKNHNDEAIKKAQEYIDDHIQDKISIDELADFTKLGRRSFERRFKAATNNSVLEYINRVKVESAKRSFEMSRKNINEVMFDVGYTDTKAFRTIFKKNTGLTPIEYRNKYNKMALS; encoded by the coding sequence ATGAAACGCGTAAGTATACTTGTTCCGGAGAGTTCCGTTTTGCAAGCTATTGCAGATCCTCAATATTTGTTTTCGGCAGTCAATCAATTTATGGTCACATCCGGTAAACAACCCTTGTTCGATGTTCAGTTGGTCGGATTAAAAAAACAAGTGAAATTGAATAACAGGCTTTTTTCTATTCATGCTTCCCAACTGCTTAAGGATGTAAAGGAAACCGACTTGGTAGTAATTCCCGCTTTGTTCGGAGACATGAAAAGTGCAATTGCCAAAAACAAAAAACTGGTGCCATGGATACAGGAACAATATGATAATGGGGCAGAAGTAGCTTCGCTTTGTGTGGGCGCATTTTTATTGGCTTCTACCGGTCTCCTCGACGGCAAAAAATGTTCTACCCATTGGGGTTTCCAAGAGGAGTTTCGTGAAATGTTTCCCGATGTAGAAGTACAGGATGGCAGTATAATTACCGAGGAACATCGAATCTATTCCAGTGGCGGGGCCCATTCTTATTGGAACTTATTACTCCATTTGGTGGAAAAGTACACGGATAGGGGAACGGCAATTTTAGCTTCAAAATACTTTGCCATAGATATTGATAGGGATAGCCAGGCCGCCTTTGCCATGTTCCAAGGTCAGAAAAACCACAATGACGAAGCCATTAAAAAAGCTCAGGAATATATTGATGACCATATCCAAGACAAAATCTCGATAGATGAATTAGCGGATTTTACAAAGCTGGGCAGGCGAAGTTTTGAACGGCGTTTTAAGGCCGCTACCAATAATTCTGTTTTGGAATATATCAATAGGGTGAAAGTGGAGTCCGCTAAACGCAGCTTTGAAATGAGCCGGAAGAATATTAACGAGGTAATGTTTGATGTTGGCTATACGGACACCAAAGCTTTTAGAACCATTTTTAAAAAAAATACAGGTCTTACCCCGATTGAGTATCGAAATAAATACAATAAAATGGCTCTGAGTTGA
- the arsN2 gene encoding arsenic resistance N-acetyltransferase ArsN2: MEENQSFGNIKELLKNNDLPYEDIIASKVQFITEKENGVLVGCIGVEKYNEEGLLRSFAVRDEYKNKGIGKRLLNQLIDQSKTDGLKRLHLLTTTADGYFDKNGFKTADRAVAPNEISSTKEFSEICPSSSVYMIRDI, from the coding sequence ATGGAAGAAAATCAAAGTTTTGGGAATATAAAAGAGTTGCTAAAAAATAATGACCTCCCTTACGAGGATATTATTGCATCAAAGGTCCAGTTTATTACTGAGAAAGAAAACGGAGTCCTTGTTGGCTGTATCGGTGTAGAAAAATATAATGAAGAGGGACTTTTGCGCTCCTTTGCCGTTAGGGATGAGTACAAAAACAAAGGTATTGGGAAACGTCTTTTAAACCAACTCATTGACCAAAGTAAAACAGACGGTTTAAAACGATTACATCTACTGACAACAACCGCAGATGGCTATTTTGACAAGAACGGATTTAAGACAGCTGATAGAGCAGTCGCACCAAATGAGATTTCATCAACCAAAGAATTCTCGGAAATCTGTCCGTCGAGTTCGGTTTATATGATACGGGACATATAA
- a CDS encoding SRPBCC domain-containing protein, with amino-acid sequence MQRDVNRLTAQTLIKAPIEMVWELWTNPVHIGKWNNMSEEWHTPVVENDLRAGGKLYLRMETKDGSEGFDYICNYDEIVMYKKIAHTTSDNRKTTITFVETEEGVRLTEAFEPESETPLDVQQEFCQSILNNFKHYAESTV; translated from the coding sequence ATGCAAAGGGATGTAAATAGATTAACGGCACAAACTCTAATCAAAGCACCAATTGAGATGGTATGGGAACTCTGGACAAACCCTGTTCATATTGGCAAATGGAACAATATGTCCGAAGAATGGCATACTCCAGTTGTGGAGAATGATTTAAGGGCTGGAGGAAAGCTGTATTTAAGAATGGAAACAAAGGATGGAAGCGAGGGTTTTGATTATATCTGTAACTATGATGAAATTGTGATGTACAAGAAAATAGCCCATACTACTTCTGATAATAGAAAGACGACGATAACATTTGTGGAAACAGAAGAAGGTGTTCGGTTAACTGAAGCATTTGAACCGGAAAGCGAGACTCCGTTAGACGTGCAGCAAGAATTTTGCCAATCCATATTAAATAATTTTAAACACTATGCTGAAAGCACGGTGTAA
- a CDS encoding DinB family protein, with amino-acid sequence MIREDLRNTIDLWTRDIEELSFEQLCKKPSPNSWSLGQVCMHLIDATHYFLEQAVICSSNNENSNEEMKPNAKIMFVDNEFPNERIEGPPSNSFTLQPKSKEEILSSFAKIKESIVHVERQVSNSTHEGKTKHPGLGYFSATEWLQFAEMHFRHHFRQRDRIMAFLKID; translated from the coding sequence ATGATACGTGAGGATCTTAGAAATACTATTGATCTTTGGACTAGGGATATAGAAGAGTTAAGTTTTGAACAGCTCTGCAAAAAACCCTCTCCAAACAGTTGGTCCCTTGGACAGGTCTGTATGCATCTTATAGACGCAACCCATTATTTTCTGGAGCAAGCGGTAATCTGCTCATCCAACAATGAAAATAGCAACGAGGAAATGAAACCGAACGCCAAGATCATGTTTGTCGACAATGAATTCCCCAATGAACGTATTGAAGGCCCACCCTCGAACAGCTTCACCCTTCAGCCAAAGAGTAAAGAGGAAATTTTAAGCTCTTTTGCTAAAATTAAAGAGTCCATAGTCCATGTTGAACGTCAGGTTTCAAATAGTACCCATGAGGGCAAGACCAAGCATCCAGGTCTCGGTTATTTTAGCGCAACGGAATGGCTACAGTTTGCAGAAATGCATTTTCGACATCATTTTAGGCAACGCGATAGGATTATGGCCTTTTTGAAAATAGACTGA
- a CDS encoding VOC family protein: MKPENPVVWFEIYVDDLKRAQKFYEAVFNLKMSEMPMPDTGEEMEMLFFPSDPESKNRASGALVKMEGFSAGNNSTIVYFMSDDCSIEEARVESAGGKIFKSKMSLGEYGFMVLATDTEGNMIGIHSME; this comes from the coding sequence ATGAAACCAGAAAATCCCGTAGTGTGGTTTGAAATTTATGTTGACGACCTAAAAAGAGCCCAAAAGTTCTACGAAGCCGTATTTAACCTAAAAATGAGCGAAATGCCAATGCCGGATACGGGAGAAGAAATGGAAATGTTATTTTTTCCATCGGATCCGGAGTCCAAAAACAGGGCATCAGGAGCCTTGGTGAAAATGGAAGGATTCTCCGCAGGAAATAACAGTACCATCGTTTATTTTATGAGCGATGACTGCAGTATAGAAGAAGCTAGAGTTGAAAGTGCCGGAGGTAAAATATTTAAATCAAAAATGTCCCTTGGGGAGTATGGTTTTATGGTTTTAGCTACGGATACCGAAGGGAATATGATTGGAATCCATTCTATGGAATAA
- a CDS encoding Crp/Fnr family transcriptional regulator, translating to MKSSFFRTVYNHPLIQADDLKEIMDNHQKINFSKGTLFLEKGQIANEYYLIESGLLRAYVHDFEGNEITTDFYGENEISIEVSSLFQRIPTKENIIALTNGVAWKIEFETFQVLYHKIESFNEWGRAWMSNQLFLSKQRAIEMLIKSATERYLTLITEKPEIVKQAPIKHIASYLGITDTSLSRIRREISGS from the coding sequence ATGAAGTCAAGCTTTTTTCGTACCGTATACAATCATCCTTTAATACAAGCGGATGATTTAAAGGAGATAATGGACAACCACCAGAAAATCAATTTTTCTAAAGGCACGCTTTTTCTGGAAAAGGGCCAAATAGCCAATGAATATTATTTGATTGAAAGCGGACTCCTAAGAGCGTATGTTCATGACTTTGAAGGAAACGAGATAACAACGGATTTTTATGGCGAAAATGAAATTTCCATAGAAGTATCCTCCCTATTTCAGCGAATACCCACAAAGGAAAATATAATTGCACTTACCAATGGCGTTGCCTGGAAAATTGAGTTTGAAACCTTTCAGGTATTGTACCATAAAATAGAAAGCTTTAACGAATGGGGCAGGGCATGGATGTCCAATCAATTATTTCTTTCAAAACAACGGGCTATAGAAATGCTCATCAAAAGCGCAACGGAAAGATACCTAACGCTGATTACGGAGAAACCGGAAATTGTAAAGCAAGCCCCAATTAAGCATATTGCCTCTTACCTTGGGATAACCGACACCTCCTTGAGCCGTATACGAAGAGAAATTTCCGGAAGTTGA
- a CDS encoding APC family permease, translating to MKKKLNQLEATAICGNDISSSCLYVSALAIVYAGQFAWVSLLLVATVLFLFRKIYGEVVGALPLNGGAYNALLNTTKKSTASLAAALTVLSYMATAVISGSEAVKYAHSIWEFIPIVPTTIGLLLIFMGLVILGIGESSKVAIAIFVFHLFSLTTLCGFSLFFFFNNGFSVLLDNFNTPIKGGVVTALFLGFSAAMLGISGFESSANYVEEQKKGVFPKTLRNMWIVVTIFNPLIAFLALAIIPMNQVVENQDSLLSLMGGLSGGNWLSYLVGIDASLVLSGAVLTSFVGVGGLMERMALDRILPKPLLRKNRRGSSYLIFILFFLLCTSILFVTQGDLAKLAGVYTIAFLAVMTLFGVGNMLLKINRSRLPRPEKASWPALLVAIMATIAAIIGNIILNPGYLVIFMEYLFPTLLVVFFMLKRTFVLKAFLQVIGYLFPKSGFLGGTQKKIQLMIHKINAQQFVYFTNHDDVATLNKIMLYIKANEATRKLKIVSVLDKGVQGVKNLMTDIQVLNRAYPSIDIDFVEVEGVFGPEKIKELSKKWNIPTNFMFIGSPGDKFPYRLEELGEVRLII from the coding sequence GTGAAAAAGAAACTAAACCAATTGGAAGCCACGGCCATTTGTGGTAACGATATTAGTTCCTCCTGTCTTTATGTCTCCGCATTGGCCATCGTATATGCCGGACAATTTGCTTGGGTTTCATTGCTCCTGGTAGCTACCGTTCTTTTCTTATTTAGAAAAATTTACGGCGAGGTAGTTGGGGCCTTACCTTTAAATGGAGGTGCCTATAACGCATTGTTAAATACGACAAAAAAGTCTACGGCTTCCCTGGCCGCCGCGTTGACGGTACTTTCCTATATGGCAACGGCCGTAATTTCAGGAAGTGAAGCCGTAAAATACGCCCACAGTATTTGGGAATTTATTCCTATTGTACCTACCACCATCGGCTTATTATTGATATTTATGGGGTTGGTAATTTTGGGTATAGGTGAGTCTTCTAAAGTGGCCATAGCCATTTTTGTCTTTCATCTCTTTTCTTTGACGACCCTTTGCGGTTTCAGTTTATTCTTCTTTTTTAATAATGGGTTTAGTGTTCTGTTGGATAACTTCAATACGCCCATAAAGGGAGGGGTAGTTACCGCATTGTTTCTTGGGTTTTCGGCGGCCATGTTGGGTATCAGCGGGTTCGAGAGTTCCGCCAATTATGTAGAGGAACAAAAAAAAGGAGTATTCCCAAAGACTTTGAGGAATATGTGGATTGTAGTGACCATATTCAATCCTCTGATAGCATTTTTAGCTTTGGCCATTATCCCAATGAATCAAGTAGTGGAGAATCAAGATTCATTACTTTCCTTGATGGGAGGCCTGTCTGGCGGTAATTGGCTTTCTTACTTAGTTGGAATTGATGCATCCTTGGTATTAAGCGGAGCTGTACTAACTTCTTTTGTTGGTGTTGGCGGACTCATGGAAAGAATGGCCTTGGACAGAATCCTTCCAAAACCGCTTTTAAGAAAGAACAGAAGGGGAAGTTCCTATCTCATATTTATTCTTTTCTTTTTACTGTGCACTTCAATTCTTTTTGTAACTCAAGGGGATTTGGCAAAATTGGCGGGCGTTTACACAATCGCCTTTTTGGCAGTAATGACTTTATTTGGGGTTGGAAATATGCTTTTAAAAATAAATAGAAGTAGGCTCCCAAGACCTGAAAAGGCAAGTTGGCCGGCATTATTGGTCGCAATCATGGCAACTATCGCGGCTATTATAGGTAATATCATTCTAAATCCGGGCTATCTAGTAATTTTCATGGAATATCTCTTTCCTACGTTATTGGTCGTTTTTTTTATGTTAAAGCGAACCTTTGTTTTAAAGGCGTTTCTGCAAGTAATAGGTTATCTTTTTCCTAAAAGTGGGTTTTTAGGCGGAACCCAAAAGAAAATACAACTTATGATCCACAAAATAAATGCACAACAATTCGTCTATTTTACCAATCACGATGATGTGGCCACCTTAAATAAAATAATGCTTTACATTAAGGCAAATGAGGCAACTAGAAAACTGAAGATTGTTTCCGTGTTGGATAAAGGGGTTCAGGGGGTCAAAAACTTAATGACGGATATACAAGTGTTGAATAGGGCTTATCCATCTATCGACATTGATTTTGTTGAGGTTGAAGGCGTATTTGGACCTGAAAAAATAAAGGAACTTTCTAAGAAATGGAACATTCCCACTAATTTTATGTTCATTGGTTCACCAGGTGATAAGTTTCCGTATCGTCTGGAAGAATTGGGAGAGGTGCGTCTTATCATTTAA
- a CDS encoding DUF4625 domain-containing protein, with translation MKTNFKFLSLLFVALFTITACTNDDNDDEEEVILVEPTLEDVEVGLNNNEIGVMGRDLHFNASVLAGDKIDMVSIKIQPKSGETYVSDWSYERKWDEYKGIKNATVHKHFDIPENAVEGIYDFIIIVEDENGTTLEEVRTITIYLAENLPVDPQVGTIIVGNLETDRYAHISYFGEVQNGTDGLLIMNETAVAQGSITGVKGDGKLYVVLINKKHNHKPESIDAIDYSKTIVWNIAEHIDKATTGNFSNTFSDFTATPFVIIYPEFTIGAAYDNNLPKPNPIDGLKAWEAGDYYLGFLYENTTYKMGLFKYIEVSLVLQ, from the coding sequence ATGAAGACAAATTTTAAATTTTTATCACTGCTCTTTGTGGCCCTTTTCACCATTACCGCCTGTACCAACGATGATAATGACGACGAGGAAGAAGTAATTCTTGTAGAACCTACCCTGGAAGATGTTGAAGTAGGGCTCAACAACAACGAGATCGGGGTTATGGGCAGGGATTTACATTTCAACGCCAGTGTACTGGCCGGAGATAAGATTGATATGGTAAGTATCAAAATTCAACCAAAATCTGGTGAGACCTACGTATCCGACTGGTCTTATGAACGAAAATGGGATGAATATAAAGGTATCAAGAATGCCACTGTACACAAACACTTCGATATACCAGAAAATGCTGTTGAAGGCATCTATGATTTCATAATCATTGTAGAAGATGAAAATGGCACAACGCTGGAAGAAGTAAGAACTATTACCATCTATCTGGCAGAAAACCTACCAGTTGACCCTCAAGTTGGGACTATTATTGTAGGAAACTTAGAAACTGATAGATATGCACACATAAGTTATTTTGGTGAAGTCCAGAATGGTACTGATGGACTGCTTATTATGAACGAAACTGCTGTAGCCCAAGGTAGCATAACCGGAGTAAAAGGTGATGGAAAATTGTATGTGGTGCTCATCAATAAAAAGCACAACCACAAGCCAGAGAGCATTGATGCCATAGATTATTCAAAAACTATTGTATGGAATATTGCTGAACATATTGATAAGGCTACAACGGGAAATTTTAGCAATACGTTCAGTGATTTTACGGCAACTCCTTTTGTTATTATATACCCAGAGTTTACCATTGGCGCAGCGTACGACAATAATCTTCCCAAACCCAATCCCATTGACGGGTTAAAGGCATGGGAAGCCGGGGATTATTATTTGGGTTTTCTTTATGAAAATACCACCTATAAAATGGGTCTTTTTAAGTACATCGAAGTGTCGTTGGTATTGCAATAG
- a CDS encoding DUF4625 domain-containing protein: protein MLLAILLITSCSSDDGNVKDEEKPTITISYSGGFPQACESLKRGETYVFKALVSDNSTLASYSLDLHHNFDHHTHDDQEAICDLEPVKAAVNPFIYMENFRIDGNRKEYEINIEVTIPQDIDAGDYHCAYSVTDETGWQSRTSIDIKIIE, encoded by the coding sequence TTGCTTCTGGCAATCTTACTAATTACTTCCTGTTCTTCAGACGATGGCAATGTCAAGGACGAAGAAAAACCAACCATTACCATAAGCTATAGTGGCGGTTTCCCACAAGCTTGTGAAAGCTTGAAGCGCGGGGAGACTTATGTGTTCAAGGCCCTAGTTAGTGACAATAGTACGCTTGCCTCCTACAGCCTTGACCTGCACCACAATTTTGACCATCATACCCACGACGACCAGGAGGCAATCTGCGATCTAGAACCTGTTAAGGCAGCAGTGAACCCCTTTATTTATATGGAAAACTTCCGCATAGATGGAAATCGAAAAGAGTATGAGATTAATATCGAAGTTACCATTCCACAGGACATTGATGCCGGTGATTACCACTGTGCCTACTCCGTGACCGATGAGACTGGATGGCAAAGCAGAACCTCTATTGACATTAAAATAATCGAATAG
- a CDS encoding DUF4625 domain-containing protein, with the protein MKINLKHLALFVLAGITLNSCSDDDNDLVFEDAPVISNFELGMGSTHGDGHVAYAGSDIHLEADIIAEAGVQSITVDIHAHDLDVGDGEEEWDFAQIWDDMEYQSINPTFHEHIDVPSNVPAGEYHVILTVTDENGNSTEVVGHIDIMKPIMVSNLSIDESVMRGDDFHVEFMIEAVHGIHHVIVDVHAHGLAVGEGEVEWDFDEEFEDGLHEETEAEFHEHIDVPATAPVGEYHMLITVEDEEGNTHVIDRHIDVTAS; encoded by the coding sequence ATGAAAATTAATCTCAAACACTTAGCACTTTTTGTACTTGCAGGCATCACATTGAATTCCTGTAGCGACGACGACAATGATCTCGTTTTTGAAGACGCCCCTGTAATCTCCAACTTTGAACTTGGCATGGGAAGTACCCACGGCGATGGGCATGTAGCCTATGCCGGATCCGATATTCACTTGGAAGCCGATATTATTGCCGAAGCAGGGGTACAAAGCATCACAGTGGACATTCACGCCCATGACCTTGACGTAGGTGATGGTGAAGAAGAATGGGATTTTGCGCAAATCTGGGACGATATGGAGTACCAGAGCATCAATCCTACATTCCACGAGCATATTGATGTGCCCTCCAATGTACCTGCCGGCGAATATCACGTTATCCTAACCGTTACCGATGAAAACGGCAACAGCACCGAAGTCGTGGGGCATATTGATATAATGAAACCCATTATGGTAAGTAATCTTTCTATCGATGAAAGCGTAATGCGAGGTGATGATTTCCATGTGGAATTCATGATTGAAGCCGTTCACGGCATACACCACGTTATCGTTGACGTACACGCTCACGGTCTAGCCGTTGGCGAGGGTGAGGTAGAGTGGGATTTTGATGAGGAATTTGAAGATGGCCTGCACGAAGAGACCGAAGCAGAATTTCATGAACACATTGATGTTCCAGCTACCGCTCCTGTGGGAGAATACCACATGTTGATTACTGTTGAGGATGAAGAAGGCAATACCCATGTTATTGACCGACACATTGATGTAACTGCATCATAA